A window of Auraticoccus monumenti contains these coding sequences:
- a CDS encoding ABC transporter permease, whose amino-acid sequence MVDTVPAPAGVGGRFAPYRAVLASRIRSQASYRVSFATELGTALLVGLVELAETWVVFSQVTVLGGLTFGAILLVFGLSNICFALADLVLGHLDRLPRYITAGTIDVFYLRPQPVLAQLATSEISLRRLPRIAVGVVVLVWGLVVNDITDPLRATAVIALSLVFGTVVFGALFVTAAGCQFWLVNGAELTNAFTYGASYAATQPASVFPTPLRLTFGYLVPAAFVGYLPTLVLLDLPGPAFLPAWLAWWLPLAAAWSCLVAGLVWRAGVRHYQGAGG is encoded by the coding sequence GTGGTTGACACGGTGCCGGCGCCGGCGGGCGTCGGAGGGCGGTTCGCCCCCTACCGGGCGGTGCTCGCCTCGCGGATCCGGTCCCAGGCCTCCTACCGGGTCTCCTTCGCCACCGAGCTGGGCACGGCCCTGCTGGTCGGCCTGGTGGAGCTCGCCGAGACGTGGGTGGTGTTCAGCCAGGTGACGGTCCTGGGCGGGTTGACCTTCGGGGCGATCCTGCTGGTCTTCGGGCTGTCCAACATCTGCTTCGCACTCGCCGACCTGGTGCTCGGCCACCTGGACCGGCTGCCGCGCTACATCACCGCCGGCACCATCGACGTCTTCTACCTGCGTCCCCAGCCGGTGCTGGCCCAGCTCGCCACCTCCGAGATCAGCCTGCGCCGGCTGCCGCGGATCGCGGTGGGCGTGGTCGTGCTGGTCTGGGGTCTGGTGGTCAACGACATCACCGACCCGCTGCGCGCGACCGCGGTGATCGCGCTCAGCCTGGTCTTCGGCACCGTGGTCTTCGGCGCCCTCTTCGTCACCGCCGCCGGCTGCCAGTTCTGGCTGGTCAACGGCGCGGAGCTGACCAACGCCTTCACCTACGGCGCCTCCTACGCCGCCACCCAGCCGGCCTCGGTCTTCCCGACCCCGCTCCGGCTGACCTTCGGCTACCTGGTCCCGGCCGCCTTCGTCGGCTACCTGCCGACGCTGGTGCTGCTGGACCTGCCGGGACCGGCCTTCCTGCCGGCCTGGCTGGCCTGGTGGCTGCCGCTGGCTGCCGCGTGGTCGTGCCTGGTGGCCGGGCTGGTCTGGCGTGCGGGCGTCCGCCACTACCAGGGAGCAGGAGGCTGA
- a CDS encoding ABC transporter ATP-binding protein, whose product MAVIEVDRLVRDFTVREQVPGRRLRRRARQVRAVDEMSFTVEAGESVGYIGANGAGKSTTIKMLAGILVPTSGTLRTCGLDPLRSRRELAGRIGVVFGQRSQLWWDLPLRESFDILAAIHRLEPTQAVRRREELVEELELAEFMSTPVRQLSLGQRMRAEVAAVLLHRPELVVLDEPTIGLDVLSKQRLRDFLVHERSTRGTTLLLTTHDMGDVERLCERVLVVDHGRLAYDGSLTGLAATVAAERVLVVELAEPRPALQVPGTRHLGSDGDGVRQRLAFDPATTTAAGVLAAVQGQAEVRDLSVAEPDIEDVVRRLWARNRARSADRA is encoded by the coding sequence ATGGCCGTGATCGAGGTGGACCGGCTGGTCCGCGACTTCACCGTGCGCGAGCAGGTGCCGGGCCGGAGGCTGCGCCGCCGGGCCCGCCAGGTGCGCGCGGTGGACGAGATGAGCTTCACCGTCGAGGCGGGGGAGAGCGTCGGCTACATCGGGGCCAACGGCGCCGGGAAGTCGACGACGATCAAGATGCTGGCCGGCATCCTGGTCCCCACCTCCGGCACCCTGCGCACCTGCGGCCTGGACCCGCTGCGCTCACGGCGCGAGCTCGCCGGTCGGATCGGGGTCGTCTTCGGCCAGCGCTCCCAGCTGTGGTGGGACCTGCCGCTGCGCGAGTCCTTCGACATCCTGGCCGCCATCCACCGCCTCGAGCCGACCCAGGCCGTGCGGCGGCGCGAGGAGCTGGTCGAGGAGCTGGAGCTGGCGGAGTTCATGTCCACCCCGGTCCGTCAGCTGTCGCTGGGGCAGCGGATGCGCGCGGAGGTGGCGGCGGTGCTGCTGCACCGCCCCGAGCTGGTCGTCCTGGACGAGCCCACCATCGGGCTGGACGTGCTCAGCAAGCAGCGGCTGCGGGACTTCCTGGTGCACGAGCGCAGCACCCGGGGCACCACCCTGCTGCTGACCACCCACGACATGGGCGACGTCGAGCGGCTCTGCGAGCGGGTGCTGGTGGTCGACCACGGGAGGCTGGCCTACGACGGCAGCCTGACCGGGCTGGCCGCCACCGTGGCGGCCGAGCGGGTGCTCGTGGTGGAGCTGGCCGAGCCGCGTCCCGCGCTGCAGGTGCCCGGGACGCGTCACCTGGGCAGCGACGGTGACGGGGTGCGTCAGCGGCTGGCCTTCGACCCGGCCACCACCACCGCGGCCGGCGTGCTGGCCGCCGTGCAGGGCCAGGCGGAGGTGCGCGACCTGTCGGTGGCCGAGCCCGACATCGAGGACGTGGTCCGCCGGCTCTGGGCCCGCAACCGCGCCCGCTCGGCGGACCGGGCCTGA
- a CDS encoding AI-2E family transporter, which translates to MTTPADDQDVATTGGRARDRVDVIRSGLQTSAWWSLRIAAVAVVVVAVVWLLGRAWVGVAPVVLAVIVAAALWPAVRWLRAHRVPDLLAAVLVLGAVLGLLAGILVLVGPVLVRQSSELAANAGDGLQRVREWLRQPPVNLGSDQIDQAVAQVTDRLQSNATDIAGGVLTGVSAITSGLVTVLLVVVLALLFLKDGPKFLPWLRHATGARVGNHLSEVLARAFATVSDFIRVQAIVSAADAVLIGLGLVLLGVPVAPALAVLTFLGGFVPIVGAVAVGSLAVLVALVSEGLTTALLVLALILVVQQLEGNVLQPLLQGQSLKLHPALVLIAVTTGGSLFGIAGAFLAVPVVAVAATILRYGDEQIALRLDQTRPEEVDTVTTEGEAAAQQAHDRGTAGSD; encoded by the coding sequence GTGACGACACCCGCCGACGACCAGGACGTGGCGACCACGGGAGGGCGAGCCCGTGACCGCGTCGACGTGATCCGGTCGGGACTGCAGACCAGCGCGTGGTGGTCGCTCCGGATCGCCGCGGTGGCCGTGGTGGTGGTGGCCGTGGTGTGGCTGCTGGGCCGGGCCTGGGTGGGGGTGGCACCGGTCGTCCTGGCCGTGATCGTGGCCGCGGCCCTGTGGCCCGCCGTCCGCTGGCTGAGAGCCCACCGGGTGCCCGACCTGCTGGCTGCCGTGCTCGTGCTGGGTGCTGTGCTGGGGCTGCTCGCGGGGATCCTGGTGCTCGTCGGACCGGTGCTGGTGCGGCAGTCCAGCGAGCTGGCCGCCAACGCCGGTGACGGCCTGCAACGGGTCCGGGAGTGGCTGCGGCAGCCGCCGGTGAACCTGGGCAGCGACCAGATCGACCAGGCCGTGGCCCAGGTCACCGACCGCCTGCAGAGCAACGCCACCGACATCGCCGGCGGGGTCCTGACCGGGGTCTCCGCGATCACCTCCGGACTGGTGACGGTCCTGCTGGTGGTGGTGCTGGCCCTGCTGTTCCTCAAGGACGGGCCGAAGTTCCTGCCCTGGCTGCGACACGCCACCGGGGCCCGCGTCGGCAACCACCTCAGCGAGGTCCTGGCGAGGGCGTTCGCGACGGTCAGCGACTTCATCCGGGTCCAGGCCATCGTCAGCGCCGCCGACGCGGTGCTCATCGGCCTCGGCCTCGTCCTGCTGGGGGTGCCGGTCGCGCCCGCCCTGGCCGTGCTGACCTTCCTCGGTGGCTTCGTCCCCATCGTCGGCGCCGTCGCCGTCGGCTCCCTCGCCGTCCTGGTCGCCCTGGTGTCGGAGGGCCTGACCACCGCCCTGCTCGTGCTCGCGCTGATCCTGGTGGTGCAGCAGCTCGAGGGCAACGTCCTGCAGCCGCTCCTCCAGGGCCAGTCGCTGAAGCTGCACCCCGCCCTGGTGCTGATCGCGGTGACCACCGGCGGGAGCCTGTTCGGCATCGCGGGCGCCTTCCTGGCCGTGCCGGTGGTGGCGGTCGCCGCCACGATCCTGCGCTACGGCGACGAGCAGATCGCGCTGCGCCTGGACCAGACCCGACCCGAGGAGGTCGACACCGTCACCACCGAGGGCGAGGCCGCCGCCCAGCAGGCCCACGACCGGGGCACCGCGGGGTCGGACTGA
- a CDS encoding ABC transporter permease, whose product MSPLTVARGRHPFLVLVRAGFRQQSQYRLAMLAGLATNCVFGFIRASVLLSAQESATGSFAGYTPQTLAAYVWISQALLGSVMLMASSDIADRIKNGDVAVDFLRPVPVLLNYASLALGRGLYSLVPRGVPAVTMGLLTAGFFLPTTPGPYLLGAFSVVVAVVASYVGLHCVSLAGFWLVESRGLFGLYGLLGTFMAGLFVPVDLFPGWLRTVAACTPFPTFLQYPVDVLSGRVLGWEAVGHLAVQVGWLVALVALAQLLTAAGRRRLEVQGG is encoded by the coding sequence GTGTCCCCGCTCACCGTCGCCCGGGGACGGCACCCCTTCCTGGTGCTGGTCCGGGCCGGCTTCCGCCAGCAGTCGCAGTACCGGCTGGCCATGCTGGCGGGCCTGGCCACCAACTGCGTCTTCGGGTTCATCCGGGCCTCGGTGCTGCTGTCGGCCCAGGAGTCCGCCACCGGGTCCTTCGCCGGCTACACCCCCCAGACGCTGGCCGCCTACGTCTGGATCTCCCAGGCCCTCCTCGGCTCGGTGATGCTGATGGCCAGCTCCGACATCGCCGACCGGATCAAGAACGGCGACGTCGCCGTGGACTTCCTGCGGCCCGTGCCGGTGCTGCTGAACTACGCCTCGCTGGCCCTGGGCCGAGGCCTCTACAGCCTGGTCCCGCGCGGCGTCCCCGCCGTCACCATGGGTCTGCTGACCGCCGGGTTCTTCCTCCCCACCACGCCCGGGCCCTACCTGCTCGGCGCGTTCAGCGTGGTCGTGGCCGTCGTCGCCTCCTACGTCGGGCTGCACTGCGTGTCCCTGGCCGGGTTCTGGCTGGTGGAGTCGCGTGGGCTCTTCGGTCTCTACGGGCTGCTGGGCACCTTCATGGCCGGCCTCTTCGTCCCGGTCGACCTCTTCCCCGGCTGGTTGCGGACGGTCGCCGCCTGCACCCCGTTCCCCACCTTCCTGCAGTACCCGGTGGACGTCCTCAGCGGCCGCGTCCTCGGCTGGGAGGCGGTGGGGCACCTGGCGGTCCAGGTCGGCTGGCTGGTGGCGCTGGTCGCGCTCGCCCAGCTGCTCACCGCCGCCGGGCGTCGTCGGCTGGAGGTGCAGGGTGGTTGA
- the pyrE gene encoding orotate phosphoribosyltransferase yields the protein MTLLAHQREFITFALEHQVLRFGDFTLKSGRRSPYFFNAGQFDTGATLAGLGRFYAAAIEASGTGADMLFGPAYKGIPLVAATAVQLFEAHGRDLPWAFNRKEAKDHGEGGSIVGRPLAGRVLLVDDVITAGTAVREAVGIVRDAGAELAGIVVAIDRQERGQGELSAIGEVERDLGVTVTAIVTLDQVVQHLRETGLHAEHLPALETYRATYATGS from the coding sequence GTGACGCTGCTGGCCCACCAGCGGGAGTTCATCACCTTCGCCCTCGAGCACCAGGTGCTGCGCTTCGGCGACTTCACCCTCAAGTCGGGCCGGCGTTCGCCGTACTTCTTCAACGCCGGCCAGTTCGACACCGGGGCCACCCTGGCGGGGCTGGGACGCTTCTACGCGGCCGCGATCGAGGCCTCCGGGACGGGGGCCGACATGCTCTTCGGGCCGGCCTACAAGGGCATCCCGCTGGTCGCCGCCACGGCGGTCCAGCTCTTCGAGGCGCACGGTCGGGACCTGCCCTGGGCCTTCAACCGCAAGGAGGCCAAGGACCACGGCGAGGGCGGCAGCATCGTCGGCCGCCCGCTGGCCGGCCGGGTGCTGCTGGTCGACGACGTGATCACCGCCGGCACCGCGGTGCGTGAGGCCGTCGGCATCGTGCGGGACGCCGGTGCGGAGCTGGCGGGGATCGTGGTGGCCATCGACCGCCAGGAGCGCGGTCAGGGGGAGCTGTCGGCGATCGGCGAGGTCGAGCGCGACCTCGGCGTCACCGTGACGGCCATCGTCACCCTCGACCAGGTCGTGCAGCACCTCCGCGAGACCGGCCTGCACGCCGAGCACCTCCCCGCCCTGGAGACCTACCGGGCCACCTACGCCACCGGCTCCTGA
- a CDS encoding serine hydrolase domain-containing protein, translated as MDGVDERWGSWVGSALVVRGGELVDEAATGATGSAPCTSSTRFQAGSISKQVMSVVVLALGQRGRLQLDLPVGHWLDDLPARLRPVTLAQLLSHSSGMGHWGDVPGLPPVLESPPPRSDLLAMVTDAPLLSAPGDRFRYSGPGFLLVAAVVEAVTGTSYGEVAAELVFSPAGMRATTSGRFPVGDSDVALGRRDGREVVVDEGFSHLPGTGDLWTTTTDLLRYSSALRHGELLDASAASLLWTLHTELDAPDPDEQPTAARSYGYGTFLGRVAGRGAWYVPGDNPGYQSLLAHLPGPDVTIAVLGSEQASGVGPVLMQLDTGV; from the coding sequence GTGGACGGCGTCGACGAGCGGTGGGGATCCTGGGTCGGCTCGGCCCTGGTGGTGCGGGGCGGTGAGCTGGTGGACGAGGCCGCGACCGGCGCGACCGGGTCGGCCCCCTGCACCTCCTCGACGCGGTTCCAGGCCGGCTCGATCAGCAAGCAGGTCATGTCCGTGGTCGTGCTCGCGCTCGGGCAGCGCGGCCGGCTGCAGCTCGACCTCCCCGTCGGCCACTGGCTGGACGACCTGCCAGCCCGGCTGCGCCCCGTCACCCTGGCCCAGCTCCTCAGCCACAGCTCGGGGATGGGGCACTGGGGGGACGTCCCCGGCCTGCCGCCGGTCCTGGAGAGCCCGCCGCCCCGCAGCGACCTGCTGGCCATGGTCACCGACGCGCCGCTGCTGTCCGCGCCGGGGGACCGGTTCCGCTACAGCGGTCCGGGGTTCCTCCTCGTCGCCGCGGTGGTGGAGGCGGTCACCGGCACCTCCTACGGCGAGGTCGCGGCCGAGCTGGTCTTCTCCCCAGCGGGGATGCGGGCCACCACGTCCGGTCGGTTCCCCGTCGGGGACAGCGACGTCGCCCTCGGGCGTCGCGACGGCCGGGAGGTCGTCGTGGACGAGGGGTTCAGCCACCTCCCGGGGACCGGGGACCTGTGGACCACCACCACCGACCTCCTCCGCTACAGCTCCGCGCTGCGCCACGGTGAGCTCCTCGACGCGTCCGCGGCGTCCCTGCTGTGGACCCTGCACACGGAGCTCGACGCCCCCGACCCGGACGAGCAGCCCACGGCTGCGCGGAGCTACGGCTACGGGACGTTTCTCGGCCGGGTCGCAGGACGCGGGGCCTGGTACGTCCCGGGGGACAACCCGGGGTACCAGTCGCTGCTGGCCCACCTGCCCGGCCCCGACGTGACCATCGCCGTCCTCGGCAGCGAGCAGGCGTCCGGGGTGGGCCCGGTGCTGATGCAGCTGGACACGGGCGTCTGA